Genomic window (Culex pipiens pallens isolate TS chromosome 3, TS_CPP_V2, whole genome shotgun sequence):
agcacctaaaagcttgaaatttggaaaacgatgCACAACTTCAAATGTTCTGTGTCTGTTTCATCCGAAACtaatcaaaaatatccaaatattgtacGATCACAAGAgaaacaaggctaaaacagctgtcccattTCGCCCCATGTGTTCTGTTTCGCCCCAAATGACGGTACTGTGATTTAACAACTCGGAGGaagcaaaattcaaaacaagccgatcagcactttgatcattaaTTAAAGCTTTCATaaggaatttttgattattACTAAGTAATAAATAGCCCACTTTAATTAAGCACACAACTCTCCATTTTTGAtgtgtttgaaaatgttgttagattatcggaaaactgcaaaagtgatgaagATAGGCCGATAGGCTATACGAAAATTGTTATATTTTCCATacccaaaacataaaaaatcttatggAATTTTATATGTAAACTTCAATTGCTTGCGCAAATTGAGGTTTTAACCATAAGCTCCCTATTTTTGCTGATTTGTTGAGGACCCTTAAAAGCTTTAAACCTGCATGTGCTGATAATGAGAAATGTATGctgctaatttaaaaaaaatattaaaaatttataacttgaaAAGAAATGTTTAACAGGAGTTAACAGGCTGGCCGGCAGTGATATTATCGGAAAGTACAGTTTGGATCAGACCTGGTTTATGCCGATACAACTTAAATATCTCAGTTCCGAGTAGAAGCCTGTATTAGTCGGTGTACTTTTTTGAACGAAGCTTGCTGGAattcctatctagatagtaTAAAAAAGCACACGGGTATCGATTTGAGCTGCTTCCAACTACTCGTTTCAGAATGATAGCAAAGCTAAGGGCTAAACTCCAAGGTCGTTGGGGATTGTGCTGGTGCTAGGTTCCTCGATCAATATTGACCGTTTTGGCCCGAAATACAAGCGGCAAACCAGCCTCGAACGgagcgccgcactttcggcaaattcACGCTGTCTTCTTCTTCAATGCCAAGTGCTACCAGGTACGTTTTCTATTGCAATAATAGTGCAAAAAATTGCTGGCAATAATGTCTTAGGCTCATTCTGAAAAGCCACGGCGTGTACCATCCGGCGTGTTCGTCCCAGTTCCCTACTTGGATGGTGCGAGTTCGAATCCAACCTGATTTAAGtcgtttttttgttcatgttcTAGAATCTTTCCCGAAGTCACATTTTCAAGGAGACCAACcgagatttgatccctgaatgtttcaaataaaacaCAAATAGTTAGGGAAATATAAAATGCGaatatattcagaaaaaaagaattCCTTAAACTATGATCATGCATTCGTGATATACAATTTTCGCTGATCTGGCTCTCGATAAACAGAATAAAAACAAGATTTGCTCTTCGTGCTCTAAAATGCATTGTTGTGATGCTGAGAAAGATAGTACACGCagtatttttgcttaaaaaaactctattcaAGGCTCGTTGCTTTCCTTAGTACAACTTTGATATCCATTGGAGGGAAGTTCTGCAAAAGTTTCACGTTGCAAGCAAAGTCATTATCTAGTATTTGTTCCCGGAGTAAACTAGAAAGAAGCATGAAACTTAATGCATTGTCTTGTTATGATAGGCATAGTCAACTCACATTATCATAGCGCAGCAGACTTTCACTAAAAAGTCGTATCTCTTTTCGTCGGCAAAAACCGAATCCCAGATTCGCAGCACATCTGGCAGTGGAAATTCCTGCGACAGCAGCAGTGTCAGCCACCGGAAGCTGTAGTACTGTGGGTATAGTTCCTGATCCCTGAGCCGATTCCACACTTCCGGGTCTTTATCTTTCAACATGTTGGACAACCTGGCCATCATAAATTTGATACCACCCTCGGACTCGTCCAgcgttttgatgaaaaagtccCTGATTTCTCCCATCAGCGCCGTGAAGCAAAAGAAGCAGTCGGCTTCCGCGTACTGGCGATACTCGACGTTCGGGTCGGACGCGAGCACGTAGTAAATTGGTCCAATTATTTCGTTCATACCCTGGACGTAACCCTGACCGGGGTTAAGCTTGGCGTACAGGAACAGTATCCGTTCTACGACCTCCCAGTGGGCTTCCTGGCCTGCGTCCATCGCTTGGTAGTTTTCGATGGCTCGTTTTGTTATGAGATTTATCTGGGAAAGTGGCATTattattgaaactttttttttttgagtcatGTCTACTAACTTACTTGCTATCATCCATCGAATGATGATTGTTAGTCGAATTAAATCAGCGATGAGAATTATTAGTGGATTAGATAAATGTGATTTGTGTACCAACCTTGGTCATTCCCAAGCCCTTCCGTTCCACATTTGCAGAGCTTAGTGTTGAAGGAGCCACCCGCACGTGCAACTTCCGTTCCCGATTATGACTCACGACAGATTCGCATGGGAACTCGGTAGCTTGCTGAAAGAACGAAATATCCGGACAGAGGCGCCGAACATCCTTATCGATTTGCAGAAGCACTTCGTTGTCTTTGAAGAATGTGTTCCAGTTGCTCTCCGGTCCATCACTCAGCGGATGGTCAACACACGCGGCACCGTTCTGCTCTCCCGGCGGAATGACCATTTCCTCTAAAAAGTAACCATATCACAGTCAAGATGATTCATCCACATCGAACCCAAGACGGTACAAACCAATAAACTGCTTGTAAAGCTCCCTCTTTTTAGCCAACGTTGCAGACCAAGTGTCTCTCTTCGGACCCAAATAACCAAGCAAAAGCTTCCAACATGTCGACCGTAGCCCGCTACAATCCGGAATGCCTAAAATACAACACAAATTACAATTCCAACAGGTTGATTTCAACACAAAAGTGGGCGTATTGTTCACGCTTGTTTACCGTAAAAGCAAAAGTTTCTTAGCTCTTTTAAGTCTATTTCATCCTGCTGCAAAATGTCTTCGAGGCCAGCCACTCTAAAGAAAAAGTTCAAAGAAGAAAGTTAATCACTTTCAATTAATTTAATCAAACTGCTCCTTCACTCACCGTATTTTGTACAGAGACATGTCAGTCAATAAGTTTGATAGTCGTCGTTAAACGTGAAAACCGTCAAAGGAACGAATCCGTTATGAGTTAAACCTATTcttattgaattaaattttgtaaactggTGCACTTTGTTCACAAAGTCACGGCTTCATCATGTTTGCAGTACACACAACCCAAAATGTTTACAATCTTTGTGCATGACAACACAGTAGGTGTCTGGTGTTACTGACAGTAAGGAAAACAACAAAGTGCACCCAAATGACGGATCGTAAACCCAAATGAATCCAATAAGAATTCACTAAATTCACCACGCGCATGTTCACCCTCCCCGTAGAAGCACGCCACTGCGCCGTGTGGTGAATGAAACTATAAGATGAGGAAATACCCCTCGTATAAGACTGattcagatttattttaaaaaaatattattgcttagtagtttaaagaattaaagcaTTAGTAGTTCATGTAACAAGTtgcaaatgatattttttcagcacttggaTGAATAAaaccagtgctgaaaaaatcgagttttgcaacgaTTGCACACGTTTTTACACTCTTTGAATAGGTTTTAAGTGAAACGTCCATGtgattaattcaattcaattcaaaatgagTCTACAAAATCAAccagtttcgaaaagtaaaacatttggagacaagtgctgaaaagcacctcgcgacgcccaagacgccatttgattttgccgggaccgatttttcgaaaaaatgacaaactttgaaggtctgtaccgagctccagattgctccaaacttcaaaagttgacatatttgatttttttttacgggtttacccatttaaaattcaaatgcaaagcgccagctcctgatACGTCCAAGCAAACTTGTTGTACAGAATTGAGCATCCCAAGTCTGCCTGTGCGAACAACAAGAGATGACAGAGATACACTtacacaatcacacacacatacacactttTACACAGAATAAACAAGAGTTGAGTCGAGTTTTACACGTTGAATCGAGCGGTCGCATTTTTGCTCCTATCCGAAACGTCCGGTCGCCGCGAAAAGTACAGTCCACTCCTCTAAGGCCACAAAACTCatatttagagggtgacgagcagaaattcccgggaaaaatttcccgggaaaccgactatttttggacctctcgattcccgggaaattcggtcgagactcccgggaaattttaaatatttaaacatcgaagcaaaatcatataaactattcagaaaattatttgaaaaattcaaaattgtttagaacattgaatgatcaatgttcgatgttcaagttcgaataaaccaatgcatctctaattttcttattcagaaagtgtaaattttaacttgttgaaaattccaataacttttactgaaagaagcaaaaaaaaaaaaacacccagaaaagaaatcaaatgttttattttcaaatattatttttttaaattatttctaagttttcaagttaagttcgATTTCCATATCATCTCTCGAGAATATCAATCCTCATAATctattttttgtgaacattttttgtgaacagttcaccttaaaaataaaaaaacagtttaatttgttgttttgaatcgttgtttatcatattgccGAGTTCCTGATATTGGGATATTATATATAAGCtgtattagttatttttttacaaaaatctaataacaagtttgtgcaaattttgaaaaatcactaagagCGAATTAagatttgtaaatattttaactaCAATTTCGAGCCTTAAAatgctcaagaaacgattttttatttgaagatttagaaaaaaatcaaaaggttttatataattcctcaaaataatgatgctacttaaattaacgtttcatagaattagtatgaatgAATTGTAACTGGATtcattgaaaacaaacaaatttattactttacattttaatttttggcactattggcatagtcaaAAAAACTCCcgtgtcccgggaattcccgggaaatgtccAAATTCTACTATCGATTCCCGGGAagttgaaaatctcgagaatcgtcaccctctactcatatttgggatttgggctcagtatgcccaccggaacaaacccctgaatgctaatctaatctaatctaatctaatcgaacacaagtccaaagaaagcatcctggaaaaacttggggttagattacgccccaagatctttcttgtcaatattaattattGCAGTACACTTGAGTAACCCCGAAGATGTATTGcataaattaaagcggccaggcctactgcgttgcattaaccgcagagacagattctgtgaacggagcacatttcacagaatctacaggggaggaaggatgcgtggacataccgtaccaaacgctcctgtttacagtttcatatgtgttttgtataatgtgttaagtgtaaaatatagtgtggttttataatcaattaaatataataatgcaatataatgatcatttaataaaatcccttcacctatatataataaccacgcacccaagcacacaaacagcgacacaaaagaaatgaaaatgagcatgcaaaaacaagacagcgcgtccccgtggtcagcgcactaatcctaccggaacaagcccctgaatgcccgccaaaaagtcatttttgttacactctaatctGTATACTGTATCACGTGAACAAGAGTTGACGTGATCATACATATCTTTATTCGAAACCGTTATCCCATTATGGTTAACAAATTGATTTGAATCTGCTGCATAACATTACGGGGTCTCttctcaagatattttttttatattagacAAGccttacacagctaaaaaagtagtaatccagctgcgtgtaaaagacctgggtgtaaaataaatattgcattattttatgcaattttatgtaattttacaccagtgtttctcaaccggtgaggaattcccccctggggggaatttggccattcttggGGGGGAATGACGATGTAATAGAAATCCAATGcgtattagcatagcatagcattggtgtctacccgtagctgctacttcgttattgaccaggacccccaaacattgctccgtggaccacagatgaaaagtaggaaccaatcatcaccccttcgcaattttcaaaggtcccttcgtgctgatcaataccgacgccggccacgaccagtggtaagacacggggaagtggatgggaatgttagtccgatacttgagtgatgggaccgccaaatcgactgcgtctccgacaaactatcacatgagttttgaggggttagtaagatgggtatgaggtcaggattcactgtggtaggtgatgcgaccatgagcaatttgtttatcggttgaaattttaaaaatcttaggcagccggctgcggaaagatacctatctagggatttaaatatagtattaattcgaccgcgaccAGAAATTcgccgtcggcgtgccttccgatcaacggtgatgtaggaagggcttcattcataaaaattattttatatcataagccttaaaacatatccgtcgacgtgccttccgatcctcgatgatatggaaaggacttaatccagcaatacgacttgcttgtctcaaaaaacaaaaatcggatcgtttctattgaaaactatataaagagaacaaaaataaaattcatcgaccaacgaacgcgcgaacaaaaaataaatgaaaaaagaagaagaagaaatccaatcaccccatgcactcgaacagcgacacaaaagagacggaaaataacacgaaaaaacaggactgagcgtccacacaggcaccgcactactcataATAGAAATCCAATGcgtatttgtaaaaaatataaatctttggTTGTATTTAAATAACCTGTGAAGTTcacaatatattttaaatgtaTGGGAATTTCCGTGATAAAATACaacagcattttttattttattttatctttgcaggtgtttcaaaaatatagctaacaaaacctaaaattcaaaaaagtttattccTTGAAATTGTTCTGAATAataccataattttttaaaatatttacgttcCTCAAACATGAGCATTTTTTGAAGAATGGaatttcataaataattttataaataataacattattttaaacatgagcatattttgttttaaatttcaaaaattagctttactaatatttttttaaatagattcaagctaaatttcatttactttcaaaatgagaatgttttaaacatatttttattttatgtcaattttgctttggttttattaagtttattttttttttcatctgggAAGCTTTTTATGAAATATATTTATGAAGTTTTGCgttgattcgttttttttttgaacattattcAAATTAATTCCTGGGAGTTTTTGCATCGTTTTGGGCAAAATTCcattactttgaaaaataatcgagcatcaaatattagtttttgtaaaaattatatgaagtctattttgtctttttctttaaataaaatatcagtcaTGAATTCTGTCTGTGATTGATAAAACCTAAAACTGTTAGTGTTTATAATGTTGCAATATTATAAACATATACAGGAACATTTATAAAAGATtataataaaaagatttttcgtGAGCTTTTGCATTCCATTAAATATGAACAGataatgaaaatgcattttaaaaatgctgcaAGTATGTGTAAATTGTTGCGAgtgaagaaaaaattaaaagttgtgAAAAAATTTGCGCAATGATACCCATTAGTTGGGGGGGGAATGATGTTCCTGAAATTcagccaaggggggaatggatcAATAAAGGTTGAGAATCACtgttttacaccctgaaatatgtagcccgtcACTATGGGAATCCTACTTgactgaaatgtcaagctcatatatgtgtttatccttacagcttttcatcgttcTGATGgacgagtgggctaaggcgccagtccttactgttggtgctgggtttgaatcccgtcggttgcaactttttttttgtgtttgcaaaaaatgtacatgaagtgtgtaatattaagtgtttattttgacgaaggtgatgtgcatgcttttgcatgcgattttaccatcggattttttgctgtgataccctacaaacttcgttctgcctttttttgtttgtttgttgacgtttttagctcttttgcttattcagcctcctgagatcaaaatttgaatactcgtaacttttcccatacaatcggcagattttccggaatcggttccaggatGGCCAAagctgtaactttttggcgtaagaaccttccttggacttatacgaactcaACGTAACAAAGAGCattcgatccgacgctccgtattgaactgattcgcgttcgaacaaacccgtcgattttttatataatattatATAATATTCGATTTATATTATATAATATATAGAAGAAGAAGATAGATAGAATAGATGTAaagtcagtgggggtgacattgggtctggcgGGTGAGATTGGGTTAAAGCTAATTTTACGGATTTCacaatttctcaggttcttatcaataaaactaaattctgtttaaAGGGTTGTGTAGTGGACATCACGTTCCTatagaacaaatcctgtaattttggcagctgtctaaatttTCGGTACGTTTTTCACCTCTCAAAAACACAACGCtttaatttatttgttaaaatagcTCGAAAagtaccaaaatttaaaaaaaaatccttttccaacattgtagcatgtcgaTACGATTCCTTCGGACAATTAACACTGTTGGATCCTATctttgtatttgaaaaaaaacatgaaaaaaaatgttattatgcCATGACAGtcaatacatttaatttaaaaaaatcctgccTTCCTATGATTGTGGCagcagaaataaaaacaaaacaatatctcGAGTTGATACAAGTAACAACAATCAAGAAGTTGAAAACCATCTTCTTTTCAATATTCTTTTTGGTCCATTTCATACTATAATTAGCCAAGTTGCATCACTTTCCAACACTCTGTGTGTCAAGGAAAATAGAAACCCACGGCTAACATTGAGACGAATTAGTGCGTCCCATAAGCTATTTCCGAAAAGTTCCCATCAGATACGGGGGAATTAAACACAAATAAAGCGCGATAGAGTAAATAAATTAATGGACCGCGAGGGGCCCGGATGAATGCCAGCAATGCGTGTATGGCAGCGCTGATAGTGAAAATAAAGCACTCCGAAAACTCTTGTGGTGCtgaacccgagcatgggtaaataacacctttctctggtatcaataccaaattttcttAAAGATTATGCACGAACAAAATTTGCTGTCATACCAaattaaggtattgttttgatattgccaaattgtaaaatttgtcaatgatcggacaccacattttggtaattttttttttggtatcacagtgttgtgtgtgtgtgtgtgtgtgtgtgtgtgtgtgtgtgtgtgtgtgtgtgtgtgtgtgtgtgtgtgtgtgtgtgtgtgtgtgtgtgtgtgtgtgtgtgtgtgtgtgtgtgtgtgtgtgtgtgaccaaaattctcactgagtgtTTTCAGAACtgcctgaaccgattttgatgaaacctgttgcattcgacttggtttagggtcccatacatcgctattgaattgtttgaagtttcaataagtagttcaaaagttatgtttgaaaatgggttttcacatatatccggatctcacattcacttaaatgcatgtaaacgatgtcctgatccatcatccaacccatcgttggtgaagtaattgaaagacctttctaaatagtccaaaacaataaaaattctgGCAACCTTGCCTCGAGTTATTATCACTGAAGTTTTATGTGTGTACTGTTTTGCTCaagatctaaaaaatagctgaaatttgtgtccaaaccactatTATATTACCCATTATTGGTAAAGGTAAAGTGAAGAAGGCATCTAcaacataggtggattaagttagttttttcactaactgtaactgctgcactaaaaaactCTTGTTTGcctagtaatagatggtaaaataccatgaattcATACCagaatcatgtatgtggaagaccacaggaataccaaaatctggtgTTCCAAGGGCGTGGGAATACAACCCAAAAATAAATACCAAagtttggtattcaagcaatgtttaaaaatctggATTACCCTAACTTGGTATTgcaatggtttaatttttaggtctTATTTTACtcttaaaataattgttttggtattgttgtgatCTTCCACACACAAGAATTCGTATATtgctgggcaaccaagggcacattttggtctctgttatttgcccaagtaataccaaaatgtggtattcccgtgttatttatcCTGCACGGGAAGCTGTAAAGTGCAATGCTGAACCGTTTAGCTTCATTCATTCTGAGAAGATATAAATAAAACGTCCGCACTTCTGTTTACGCGTTGTCAGTAATTTAGATGCGTTTGATAGGGATTGGCACAGCTCGAATGATGAGCGATTTGAGTAGGGGAGGGGAAAATGCACATGAAAAGCTAGATTGCGTTCGAGATTTTGTTGAGAATTGGGTAAGCAATGTGAGTCACATTACACAACCTGCAAAAATTGACAATTGTTCAGGTCAACTCAACCAATTCGATCGCATTGAACCATACAGTCTAAGTCTAACTAAGAAAAGACACAGAAATATATCTAATGTTGACTTATTGGCTTAAAAGTTTTAGTTAAGGATTTGTAGTAAAGCTCCAAAACATCCaagaaatttttattctttgttttgatttgtgtgGAAAATAATAtacttttgacgaagaacttcgtcttaagGCTCTAAACAGAGTAGCAATCCAAATCCATCTCGGGACGGGCTATTCAAGTATGTAAAGTCCTTCGCCATGCTTGTTATCCTCATGGCATTaacactgcaccttttttttcaaaacattattcgTAATGCACGAATGGTTGGGAATGTTAAATTAAACTTCAAAGTTTAAGTTGCGTCTAATCTAATGATCGCTTAAATTTAACGAGTAttgcactgcccatgttcgcataaatgtcccatatgcaaaaacagcatgctgagaagtttgtcccacacataaggctacgtgttaagttttcgtgaaaaaactggatttcctcctgatttctagaataaAGTACTGGATAtcattcctttgtggaccatcattcagtgaggtactcctggattttagctcctgaaaagtgcttaaaaagtgcaaaaatgcctcagggcaagaaaaagaggcggtcctcaccagcaggatcggcagatttgaagaagctaaagaatgccgaagcgctacctgcaaagccaggcagtttgagcaaggacgctcaaaaattgtctggaaaccagttcgctaccctccctgtggacgtgagcgagaaggaagaatttgaacgacgggaaaagttgccacccatttttgtgaaaacatcgtcatcggactcggtgcgaaagtggctgaccggatttatcaaatctggtgctttacgagcttccattcgcttgtgtgctgatggactcaaaattctgctacctaccagaaaggattacaactacgttcgggatttcctgaacaacacaaagattgaatactacagccatgacgatccaggtaaacgccccatgaaacaggtcctccgaggcctgtacgtcATGGATGTGATTGtgttgaaagaagagctcaaatctcttaagttgaacgtgatcgaagtcttcaagatgacgagacacaacaaggacatcaagtatcgtgatcaactgtacctggttcatctcgagaaaggatcgacagcgccgtctgagctgaaagcagttcgggcaattttcaacatcatcgtgacttgggaacgttatcgtccagtgcaccgtgacgtgacacagtgttcgaactgtttgcagtttggacacggtggaaggaactgtttcatcaagagtcgttgtgcaacctgcggaggtgagcacaaaactcaagcatgcgaaacaatcaacgagaacatcgaagct
Coding sequences:
- the LOC120421936 gene encoding TBC1 domain family member 13, with amino-acid sequence MSLYKIRVAGLEDILQQDEIDLKELRNFCFYGIPDCSGLRSTCWKLLLGYLGPKRDTWSATLAKKRELYKQFIEEMVIPPGEQNGAACVDHPLSDGPESNWNTFFKDNEVLLQIDKDVRRLCPDISFFQQATEFPCESVVSHNRERKLHVRVAPSTLSSANVERKGLGMTKINLITKRAIENYQAMDAGQEAHWEVVERILFLYAKLNPGQGYVQGMNEIIGPIYYVLASDPNVEYRQYAEADCFFCFTALMGEIRDFFIKTLDESEGGIKFMMARLSNMLKDKDPEVWNRLRDQELYPQYYSFRWLTLLLSQEFPLPDVLRIWDSVFADEKRYDFLVKVCCAMIILLREQILDNDFACNVKLLQNFPPMDIKVVLRKATSLE